The DNA window AGCGCGGTGAACCTGTTCGAGTTCTGGTCCAGGTGAGCCTGGACACGGACCCGGGTCGCGGCGGCGTCGCCCCCGAAGATCTTGTGGCACTGACGGATCGGGTGGCCGCCGCGGCGGGACTCCAGCTCGCGGGCTTGATGGCGATCCCCCCGCTCGACGGCACACCCGACGATGCTTTTGCACGCCTGGCAAGTTTGCACGAGGTGGTCCGGGCGAACCATCCCGACGCGACCGAACTCTCGGCCGGGATGTCGGGCGATCTGGAATCGGCGATCGAACACGGTTCGACCTGTGTGCGTGTCGGTACCGCCTTGATGGGCGCTCGACCGATAACCTCGGCGTAGCAAAGAAACCTCATCAGTCACATTTGACACATATGCTGGGACTGGAGAGGGCTGAGCAAGACTTCAACACCCGGCCGCCACCGGGGCCGAAGGAAGGTCGACCGAAATGAGCGAACGCGACAGCGAGGTGCAGTCATGAGCACGCTGCACAAGTTCAAGGCGTACTTCGGCATGGTTCCGCTCGAGGAATACGAAGACGACTATGTCGCCGAGTCCGCCCCCCGTGGCGTGGACGAGCGTGGCTCCCGTCGGCCCCGGCCCCGTGACTACTCCGAGCGCGCCGGTTACGGCGCGGACCGCTATGCCGATGACCGCTACGACGATGAGCCGGATTACCCTGAGCCCGCGTACAAGTCGCCGTACAAGGCGGGGTACCCGGTGTCCCGGCGCGACGATTACGTCGACGAGCCCTATGTGGACGACCGCTATGACGCGCGGCCGCGTCCCACCCGGATCGATACCGCACCGGCCGCGAGCCGATTCCGTGCGGGCGGTAACGCGCCGATGATGCGGGGAGCCACCAGGGGTGCGCTCGCCGTAGATCCCGAGGCCGAGGAGCGGCGCATGGAGGAGCGCGTGCGCCCCGAGCCCGCTCCCGCACGTCGGCCGGGGATCTTCGAGGACGGAGGTCCCTTGTCCAAGATCACGACGCTGCGCCCGCGCGACTACAGCGAGGCCCGCATCATCGGTGAGCGTTTCCGCGAGGGCAACCCGGTGATCATGGATCTGGTCGACCTGAGCAACGCCGATGCGAAGCGGCTGGTCGACTTCGCCGCCGGCCTGGCCTTCGCGCTGCGCGGATCGTTCGACAAGGTCGCGACCAAAGTGTTCCTGCTCTCACCGGCCGATGTCGACGTCTCGGCCGAAGAACGTCGCAGGATCGCCGAAACCGGCTTCTACAACCAGAAATAGCGCTGTGATCCGGGGGATGTGTTAGACCCGTTGCGTATGGGGCGGACCTTTTCGAGTGACCCGCGAGCAGGTGCTTGCGGTGTGGTCATTTTGCGCGACGCGGATTTTGGGGCAGAGTGAGGCGGTGGCCTTGTTCGCGGTGCTGTACTTCGTACTGTTCATCTTCTGGCTGTTGTTGATCAGTCGGGTGATCGTCGAGTTCATCCGTAGCTTTGCCCGAGACTGGCGCCCGAGCGGCTTCGTCGTGGTGATCCTGGAGGTGATCTTCACGATCACCGACCCTCCGGTGAAACTCCTGAGGCGGTTGATACCCCCGGTGTCATTGGGAGGAATTCGGCTCGATCTGTCGATTATGGTCCTGCTTTTCGTCGTCTTCATCTCGATGACGTATGTGGGCGGCCACGCCGACGGGTAGCCCCGGTGTGACAGAATGAACCGAGAAGATAGCTTGCTAGATCTGCTAGATCTCCAAAAGACGCGTGAAGGGATCCTTCCATGCCGCTGACCCCAGCCGATGTGCACAACGTCGCGTTCAGCAAACCTCCGATCGGGAAGCGCGGCTATAACGAGGATGAAGTCGACGCCTTCCTGGATCTCGTGGAGCAGGAGCTCTCGCGTCTTATCGAAGAGAACGCTGACCTGCGCCAGCGGGTCGCGGAGCTGGATGCGGAACTGGCCGACGCCAAGAAGAACCGGGGTCTGGTCAATGCCAACGCCGTGAAAGCACCGGTGC is part of the Nocardia sp. NBC_00565 genome and encodes:
- a CDS encoding cell division protein SepF: MSTLHKFKAYFGMVPLEEYEDDYVAESAPRGVDERGSRRPRPRDYSERAGYGADRYADDRYDDEPDYPEPAYKSPYKAGYPVSRRDDYVDEPYVDDRYDARPRPTRIDTAPAASRFRAGGNAPMMRGATRGALAVDPEAEERRMEERVRPEPAPARRPGIFEDGGPLSKITTLRPRDYSEARIIGERFREGNPVIMDLVDLSNADAKRLVDFAAGLAFALRGSFDKVATKVFLLSPADVDVSAEERRRIAETGFYNQK
- a CDS encoding YggT family protein, translating into MALFAVLYFVLFIFWLLLISRVIVEFIRSFARDWRPSGFVVVILEVIFTITDPPVKLLRRLIPPVSLGGIRLDLSIMVLLFVVFISMTYVGGHADG